Below is a genomic region from Miscanthus floridulus cultivar M001 chromosome 1, ASM1932011v1, whole genome shotgun sequence.
tctgcCACCAAATTTTGTTTCGCCCAGCCCTGTCCACCCGTATCTATTTTTGCATTGGTCCATCAGTTGCAAACGGAGATTATGAGGGATTAGGAGTGGGGAAGAGAATAGAAAGAAATACAGGATTCCAGATGTAAAAATACCATACAGAAACAAAAGGTGGGAGGGCCTTAATAGTTTTTGAAATAGATCAGGGTTCTTGATGCAAATGTCCAAATCCGGGTGTGCTTCTTTTTTTTACTTGGGCCAAATCCTTGTAGTTAGGCTAGCTTCGTTGTGGGCTAGACCAAGCCCATGCAAGCCTTTTCCCTTTCTTTCATTTTTCTCCTTTTTTAATAAAAAACAGAGATCTTGCAGAGTtcacaaaaatcatagaaaaaaaaatccaaaccagttttgttagcttCATAAAAATGTGATCTACCCATATATGTTATGAATCTTGTTAGATTGTGCTTTGGCTATAGGTGTATTAAATCATCCTTGCATACGTTCCGTGCATATAGATTCGGTGATGACCGAGAACGTGCCAGAGGCAGATCCAGAATACGCGGAGGTggccgaggagtacgaggaggatgtCCTCGTTGTCGATGTTCGCAAAGCCTTCACTAACTTTCAACTATTTGGTTCCTGCCTAAGACAagtctcggtgcataacccctacttttcagcACATTATgtttgtttgtgcattaagttttgaggagaaAGATTTACACCATCTATGTAGTTTTGATAAGAAACAAAacttatttttattaaaatatggATTAGTCAATGGTACAACTAATTATTTCTTGAACCGGAATCTTATGCAGATTATTGACTAATGAAATCTAAACAAATGTATTTATGTAATTCATGACAAGGGCTGCCATTTGAAAATCAAGAGATCTCCCATCATAATCATTGGCGCACAGACCAATTCTGACACATAGACAAAAAGTTATGGAGGTTGATACGATGCTTCAAAAAAACTACAAAGATCGATATTGAGTCATAGAAACACATGTGTAGTATGAAAAAGCTAcaaagttatgatatatttatatCGAAATAATTATGTACTTTGCAACGGAAGAGAAAATATATTAAGGTGTATATTTTAATTCAATACAGGTTTAATAGGATATTGTTATTTATTGTCAGCATTAACTTGTATTATGGATTTGACGGTCATcatgaaataaattaaaaaagcaaaaaaaaaacataaatagATATGTACCATTCATGTTATCATTTTGCAGGAATGTTTAGTAATTTTTTTCTTCCGTTACAACATATGGACATATTTGCTAGTGTCACTTATAGGTAAACCTAGGTACTTTATAGGAAACATGCCCAACTTATAGTTGAAAAAATGAGCGTATTACGATTCTCTCCTTAGTGGCAACAAGCTTCTGGCGTTCTTTATGACAAGAGGGTAATAcaaaagttaaaaggcaagttttatagaacggcaATTAGAccagctatgttgtatggagcataatattggcctacaaagattcgtcatgttcaacaactgagtgttgcagaaatgcgtatatTGTGATGGATTTATGGTTACACAAGAATGTACCGAGTTAGGAACAATGATATACGTGACCGTCTAGGGGTAGCactaattgaagaaaagcttgtccaacatcaatTAAGGTGGTTTGACCATGTACAAAGAAGACCATTAGAGGCACCAGtgtattgtggagtcctaagccaagctaataatatgaggagggGTAGAGGAataccgaaattgacatgggagagacaataaaaagagatttgaaaacTTATGATATATCTAGAGatctatcagcctgttcgcttgttggtttcagccagcccaaaccagccagccaacagtgtttttctctcacaataaaccagcaccagccagcccaaaccagcccagaaaccaaccagcgaacaggccgtataTTTGAATATGAGTGCTTGAAAATCAGTTATTGATGTGCTTGAACTATGACTAGAGGCTCTTGGTGGCTTTTAACTCTAGCTTATCCAATTTGTTTGGACTGACAGACTTTTATTGTTGTTGTCGTAGTATTACAATCCTCTCGTTGCAACCCACAAGTATAGTTATTAAGAAAAAAATACTGAAGAATCTTGCCCCAATGCAAGAACAGATCGGGTGATGGACCGTGCTCAATGCAAGAACAGATGGGCAGGGCCGCAGGGACCCTGCCGAGCCGGCGGCATCCAGCCTACGCAGACGCGGATACTCCGCGCCTCCGTTCTCCGCCATCTCCGTCCCAATCGCCACCAAATGCCACCGCGCGcatcgctcctcctcctccgccgcctctcCACCCGCCCGCCTCACCACGATCACCCCAAAGTCGCCGCGCTGCTAGGGGTCCTCAACTCGGCGCCGCCGTCCTCCACGTCGCTCTCACACGCGCTCTCCCGCGCCTTCCCGTCACCCTCCGACGCCTTCCCTCTCCGCAGGCTGCCTCACCTCCTCCCGCAGCTCCCCTCCCCTCTTCTCTCCCTCCGCTTTCTCCTATGGCGCCTGACCTCGTCCTCCCCGCTACCCTCCCAGCACGCTCTCTCCTCACTCGCCGCCTCGCTCCCCGACCTCTCATCCTCCGTGCCGctcctcctctcgtcctcctcACGGCCCCTCCCGCTCCCGCACTATTCCCTCCTCCTCAACATATCCGCTCACGCTGGTCTCTTCCCTGCCTCCCTCGCCGTCCTGCGCCATATGCGGTCCTTCGGCCTCGTGCCCGGCGCCGCCTGCTTCCACCACGCCCTTCGCGCGGCGGTCTCCACCGGCGATGTCTCGGCGGTGCTTGAGATCATGTCTGGGTCCGGCGCCTGTCCTACCGTGCCCGTGATCGTGGTCGCGGTGCATAAACTGGCGTCGGCTGGGGACTTCGAAGTCGCCTACCggctgatcgataaaatgccggAGTTTGGGTGTGTGCCCAATGCTGTGGTTTACACGGCAGTGCTCGACGGGATGTGCAGTTCTGGGAACGTGGATGGTGCGTTGAGGCTGGTGGAGGCGATGGAGGGCAGTGAgtttggtgcaaactgtgcacccacCGTAGTGACCTATACGTGTTTGGTGAAATGCCTCTGTGGGAAGGGGAGGGCGGCCGAGGCTCTTGCTGTGCTGGATAGGATGGCAGAGAGAGGGGTGATGCCAAACCGTGTTTTTATGCGGACGCTGGTCGAAGGGTTTTGCACTGAGCAGAGGGTTGTCGACTCGTATGATGTGGTGGAGCGTGTAGTTGGTGATGGTAGTGTTTCGAGTACACAGTGCTACAATGTTCTACTCATTTCCTTGTGGAAAGTTGGCATGGAAGAAGAAGCTGAAGGACTGGcacagaggatgatgatgaaaggGGTGCAGCTGACCCCACTCGCTGGCAGTTCCATGGTGAGGGAGCTGTGCGGAAGGAAGAGGTCGTTGGATGCTTGCTACTGGCTGGAATTGATGGAGGAGAACGGGGTGTTGTGTGACTCTGATGTGTATGGTAGCTTGTTGCTTGGGCTGTGTGAGGAAGGCCACATTCATGAGGCATTAACATTGGGAAGGAAGGTTGTCGACAGGGGGATCCTCATAGAAGTATCTTGTGCTGACCGTTTAGTGGAGTTGCTGAATCAATATGGTGATGAGGAGCTTGCGTCACATATATTGGGATTGAGAAGGCGCCCTGAAGGGTTGTCATTTTAAGCAATTTGTGATGCTGCTCCATCCTTGTGAATGAAGAACATCTTGATTAGTCATGGGATGTGCCAAGAATAGTGTTTCACCGACTTGTTGCGAATTTGCTCGTGAACAGATTCAGCAAAATGGCTTAGTGCAGTCAAAATGCTACATATCATTAtagatttttttctaaaacataTCAGTCTAGACCACTGTTGAATACAGCATGGAACAAAATCCAACCAAAGTCCCTCTCAACTACTTGCTTCTTTTGGATGACTTTGCTGAAGAACATGATGCAGATCCGGATGGCACTTGACATCATGTAAACTTCCATTTTCATTTCTGAGGTACATCACCTTGTGTCCGAGGCTGATGATATGCTCCGAGAAGTACTGTGTCTGTCAGTCGAACATCTTAGATCTGTTTCATGTACTTGTAATCCTAGGCAGCTTTGTACACTGTCTACAAAAAAGTCATTTACTACATTCCCATAAGCACCTAGCCTGGTGTGTGCATGACGTTTTCTAGTTATCCTCAGGTTTTGTTGTCCCCTTTTCTGAAGGAATAGAACAGAGATTAATTTCTCGATTTCATGTAATATTTTCATATCGCTGAGCGCAGCCTGCACTTAAATTTTGAGAACATTTAGTTGGAAATTTGATTGTCCATAAAATCTGACGTTCTGCAATTTTTGGTGTGAAAGAAGTATCGCTAGGCGGGCCAGCTGATGATGCCGGCGGAAGCAAGGATGGCGCTGATTGAGTAGGCGCAGCCGCTTGTTGCATTTGCAGGTGGCTGCGGCGCTGGGCGCTTGAGGCAGTGAACATGGGCGGTGTATCAATCTTGTGTGACCAGCACCGGCAGTGTGATTGCTTTCACATAACCGTAGTGCAGGCTGCAGATGCTAGCAATCTTCAATTTCAGGACCACTCTGACTTGCAACCGGAATATGACTTGTTGCTGTGATTTTGCTGACGGGAACACAATGGGCCATTAAAATCTGAAGAAAATTGTCGCCTCAAGGGAACTTCGCCAGCAGCAGAGATGAAAGTCACCTTCCCTTCCCTCTTGCCACTCCGAATCAAGCAGAAAACTGCAAAGTGAATCACGGCATGACAATGGCGTTTCCTCAGTTCCGCAGCT
It encodes:
- the LOC136503578 gene encoding pentatricopeptide repeat-containing protein At5g47360-like translates to MPPRASLLLLRRLSTRPPHHDHPKVAALLGVLNSAPPSSTSLSHALSRAFPSPSDAFPLRRLPHLLPQLPSPLLSLRFLLWRLTSSSPLPSQHALSSLAASLPDLSSSVPLLLSSSSRPLPLPHYSLLLNISAHAGLFPASLAVLRHMRSFGLVPGAACFHHALRAAVSTGDVSAVLEIMSGSGACPTVPVIVVAVHKLASAGDFEVAYRLIDKMPEFGCVPNAVVYTAVLDGMCSSGNVDGALRLVEAMEGSEFGANCAPTVVTYTCLVKCLCGKGRAAEALAVLDRMAERGVMPNRVFMRTLVEGFCTEQRVVDSYDVVERVVGDGSVSSTQCYNVLLISLWKVGMEEEAEGLAQRMMMKGVQLTPLAGSSMVRELCGRKRSLDACYWLELMEENGVLCDSDVYGSLLLGLCEEGHIHEALTLGRKVVDRGILIEVSCADRLVELLNQYGDEELASHILGLRRRPEGLSF